gagacatttcttttatttgagggGATCATGAGAAATAGCTTGTTTAGTCATCAATTGACTAATATGTACTGCCAGCTTAAAGGTCCCAATACACCTTATCGTATCTGCTGCCTGTGGTGAAAGGCATCAATGATGGAAATTCaccgcctgacccctttgtttagTGAGAGATAAGCTACAGTCAGAGTGCTCTGGctacagcttacccctccccatagagaatgcaggAACGCTCAGCCGTGCCAAACGTTCCTGCATGTGAAAACGTGTGGCTGGAAGGAGAGATAACGGACGGCCAAATGATTGCTTTATGAGCCTTGTTATATGATCTGTGTAGATTTATTCATTACCTTCTGTTTTAATGTGTATTTCAGGTCACATGACTGACTTACTGTACACAGAGAAGGATCTCCTAACATCACTAAAAGAATACATAAAAGCTGAAGAGCTGAAGCTGGAACAGATCAAAAAGTGATTATACTCTTTCTGTACATTATGAATGCATACAGTGTTTAACTTTTTTATGCAGTTTGGCTACTATCTCATGCACTGTTTTACCAGTATTTTACCCTATTCAGTAATTCCCAGGTATTGCTCCTTTAAGAATCAGGAAGAAGGGGCTACACCAACTAGTGGAGTTTAAGCCCTACTTGTGCATGTCCATCTGTTGGCTGATGCTGTAATGCACTCATGGCAGTCTAAGGGAGCTCAAAGCATTAATAGAACTTGGTACTAAAGCCAAAACCATATCACTGTCAGTGAGTCCCTGCTTCTCATGTTGTATTACTTACATTTCTGCATGCAGCCTAAAGTCTTTACTTCAAATACCACTATTTACACAGTATAGGACAGTTTCCTGGATAAACACAATTGGAAAGGGGGGATTTAAATTTTGTTACTTGAAGTGATTTTCATACCGTTTTTCCGGTCGTATGCCATGTTTACCTATGACAAATGAATCAAAATGGCACATGTTGTTTATAAATATCCAACTATCActgaaaatacataaaaatagctTAGCGAAAGCAACGTCTATTTGATAAATCAGCTACCACTAAAAGTAAATTTGACTTCATCTTAGGAGCTTTGGTAAAATAAACGGTGTGGAATTCAAaagatttatgcaaaaattcGCTGTTTGTGCAAATATAAGTTTAATGGTAAATTCCCGAGGCATGACTTGTGTGCACCAATGTAAGTAGTGCGTAGTTTGTTAGGAACTCAGTTTATGGTGACAGAACCCAGAAAAggtaaggaatagagatgagcgaacctggttcgagtcggtatttgattagcgggggctgcagaacttggataaagctctaaggttgtctggaaaacatggatacagccaatgactatatccatgatttctacatagccttagggctttatccaacttcagcagcccccgctaatcaaatgctgaaagttcgggttcggatcgacgcgagcatgctcgaggttcgctcatctctagttaggaaccATTGCTTTAATCTACACTGGGTGTATTTTGAATCACTGACTCAAATTTTGGTGTAAAGACATAGAGATATTCTGCTATTACGTGTCTGCTCATATCTCACTAAACCTTTCTACTGAGCAATTGTTGAACTAAAGAACTTGATGCCCCTTCCTCCCACTTTTTGCTTGTTGTAGCATGTTACAGATATTCTATAATCTAGTGAAGATCCCAGCTGGCCtgaggatcagctgatcactgtttaGCTAATCTCTTTACCCTAGCTATAATTGTATATCATGTAATGCAGATATGAGCGGACTCGGGTAATATAGATGGCACTTTTTGACAGGGGCGTGTTAAGTACATGGATTCTGAGCTGAAGCTACCCCTCCTCTACTAGCACATATGGAAAGGGGTTGCCTTCATGATATCTTTGAAGAGTCTGTCTGCTGATGGTTACACTTTTCTAGCAGTCATGTTTCTATGTTAATGCAGTGACATACATCTGGTTTCAGTTCTGCTGAATAATTCTGTCTTGATGAATCTATTGGATGTGTGATTGCTGTATACAAGAACTTGTTTGTAAAGAAGATGGCCTTTCCACCCTGTTCCTCTGGGCTACCAATGCTTCCTTTTGTTGACAGGATAGATTTTTTGCTCTTTCATTTGTATAATCCCTTTGTTCATTGACTTGCCAGAATTAATTCCACTTGTCTTGTACATTACACAAAAACGTGCCAGGCAGTGTGCATAGATCTCTCTGAAAATGAAAcactggattggggggggggatctccatAATTTTATAACTCATATGATCTAATTTTCATCACATATCGATGAAATGCATGATAATCTAATTCTGATGCATTTAGTTTGTAAAatcaatttaattttatttatttttttccagatgGGCAGAGAAATTTGATTCACTGTCAGAAACTGCTACAAAGGACCCAGAGGGCTTCCTGGGTCACCCAGTCAATGCCTTTAAATTAATGAAGAGGCTCAATACAGAGTGGCTGGAGCTGGAGAATCTGGTGCTCAAGGATATGTCAGATGGTAGGTTGTAGTAGTTAAATAAACCCTGCTGAATAGTGCTTATATGAACTTACAAAAGTGCTAATTACTGTACTAGACTTATTGTGAATCAAAAGTCCAGGaagccttgttaaaaaaaaaaaaaaaactttcaatcaATGCAAGGTTCTTACCTCTGTTCTCACCTGACTCTCTATGTGGTTTTACAGTAGTCCCGCTCCTCTGATACTGCCCAGTCTCCCTGCTGTTCCTCTTCCCATGCACTGctatcagactacatttcccattagtATTTGCAGTGTATACTGGTTCTTCCTTCCAAATATGCCCCATCCCCTGTCATGTCTGCATCCCCAGTTAttaggtggtggtgtgtgtgtgtgtgtggggggggggtgcagcagaCGGAGTGGATTGCACAGAGGTCTTCCTGGATGTCGGgcaactaccagtgtggcagaactgcgcAGACACAGTAAATCATTTTCCCTATCCGGAGTTCCACTTTAAGGTGTCCctttcatttaataaaaaaattagcatGTGAACAGTTTTGGTTACGGTTTAGACAGCGATCTCTCAAATTAGCCTAAAGAAGCACATGCTTATATGCTTACCTCACTGCCTTTTCCAACTTGATGCAGAAGACaagttccatagacttataatataGCTTGTGGGGGATTAAAGCACATATCCGTCTTGTTTTAGACATCATAAGCCTTATGTAACTTTTTTCTTACTATTTTCCTTTCAAGGATTCATATCCAACTTGACAGTCCAGCGTCAGTACTTTCCCAATGATGAGGATCAGACTGGAGCAGCCAGGGCATTGATTCGTCTACAGGACACCTATAACCTGGACACAGAAACCATTTCTAAAGGAAACTTGCCAGGTAGTCATTCATATAGTTATGCTTTGTTTTTATGCAAGACTTACAGGAAAATATCTTGTTTTAAAACCAAGTAGATTTTGGAATTAAAAGTCTCTAATCAAGACTTGTTGGCCTTAGGCGTAAAGAACAAAGTCACCCTGACTGCTGAAGACTGCTTTGAATTGGGAAAGATTGCATATACAGAAGCTGACTATTACCACACAGAGCTGTGGATGGAGCAAGCTCTGAGGCAGCTGGATGCTGGAGAGGAATCTTCTATAGATAAGGTCTTGGTTCTAGATTACCTCAGCTATGCTGTATACCAACAAGGAGACTTACAAAAGGCCCTGAAGCTAACCAAAAGATTGCTAGAGCTTGGTAAGTCACATTATCAGTAGATGGTATGTAATACAAAcgtaccagttttttttttttttttttttataggactgGGAAATACTGCAAGGaaagcagtgttttttttgttttttttttgtctaacaaaattttattatttttccaccaTATATCAAGAAACAATATCCAAATACATCTATCCATTCATCCCCTCCCCTTAAACCCACAAACAGCTAATTGAGTACTGATCAGGGGACACCTCTCCCCCTATTCCCGGCTTAACCAGGTACGCCAGCCTCTAACCAACTTTTGCCAAGTTTTCCTCCCCTTGTAATATAGGATTTCATATCTACCAGTTTTTACAGTTAGCATTTCCCAACGCGGGACCTGTAAGGGGACACATCCAGCCAGTGTCTTACTATCTCTATTCTTGCCAAGTGTAATAATTTAGCAACTAAATTTACATCATTCTTGGGAATCCCCTCCATATATCCCAATATAAACAAAATGGGTCCCAAGGTATCTCcacctttattcttttttttctattgactcgACTACTCCCCGCCAGAAGTCCCGCACCGCAGTACAATCCCACATTATATGAAAAAGATCAACCTCCTCCGTTCCACTGGGAAAGCAGTGTTTAATTAGGGTAGGATCAGACTGTGTTTGTGCTGTCTGTGTCATGGATATGTTGGCAATCAGTCAAAATGAGATGCCAATGTATATGTGCATGGACATGCATTCATTAACTTCAGTGTGTCGACAAAGTATGTTTTACATGTATTGTCTCGGACTAGGCTTGCTGCTTATTTGAGAAAACTTTGTTGGGAATGATACCTGAATATagtcaccagggctgtggagtctgagtcagAAAAAATctaccaactccgactccaactttaagaaaaaaaaatcttaaaaaaatttagaattgagtctTGATATGAatgttataagttttgctcatcaatatattttatgagcaacattctaatagtttgtttctgagctggaagagaccattgtgtggggggagatctgtgctgttctcttcctggatgctggaggaTTGTATATGggtagcagtgtaatatggagatatcttGTGTAAtatagaagaggaggagaagaagacataagtagtataGCAGTAACCTTTGTCCTCAATGTGTTgtgttctctctgggagaagattgtgtgtttttcttcactaTTCTATAGCggcatctgtgtgtgtgtttgtgcgtgctatggctgcagcaggctgtctgCATGAGTGTGTtcacagtggctgcagcaggctgtgtgcatgtgtgctatggctgcagcagggtgtgtgtgtgtgactgcagctggctgtgtgtgtatgtatatgtctatatatgtctatatatgtctatatatatatatatatatatatatatatatatatatatatatatatatatatatatatatatatatatatatatacactcactcaccggccactttattaggtacaccatgctagtaacgggttggacccccttttgctttccgaactgcctcaattcttcgtggcatagatacaacaaggtgctggaagcattcctcagagattttggtccatattgacatgatggcatcacacagttgccgcagatttgtcggctgcacatccatgatgcgaatctcccgttccaccacatcccaaagatgctctattggattgagatctggtgactgtggaggccatttgagtacagtgaactcattgtcatgttcaagaaaccagtctgagatgattctagctttatgacatggcgcattatcctgctgaaagtagccatcagatgttgggtacattgtggtcataaagggatggacatggtcagcaacaatactcaggtaggctgtggcgttgcaacgatgctcaattggtaccaaggggcccaaagagtgccaagaaaatattccccacaccatgacaccaccaccaccagcctgaaccgttgatacaaggcaggatggatccatgctttcatgttgttgacgccaaattctgaccctaccatccgaatgtcgcagcagaaatcgagactcatcagaccaggaaacgtttttccaatcttctactgtccaattttgtgcaaattgtagcctgtttcctgttcttagctgaaaggagtggcacccggtgtggtcttctgctgctgtagcccatctgcctcaaagttggaggtacagagatgctcttctgcctaccttggttgtaacggttggctatttgagtcactgttgcctttctatcagctcgaaccagtctgcccattctcctctgacctctggcatcaacaaggcatttccgcccacagaactgccgctcactggatgttttttctttttcggaccattctctgtaaaccctagagatggttgtgcgtgaaaatcccagtagatcagcagtttctgaaatactccaacaaccatgccacgttcaaaggccctcaaatcacctttcttccccatactgatgctcggtttgaactgcaggagattgtcttgaccatgtctacatgccttaatgcactgagttgccgacatgtgattggctgattagaaattaagtggtaacgtgcagttggacaggtgtacctaataaagtggccggtgagtgtgtgtgtgtgtatatatatatataatattatggctgcagcaggctgtgtgtgtgtgctatggctgcagcaggctgtgtgtgtgtattctatagctgcagcaggctgtgagtgtgtgtgcgctATAGAAACGTAGAAGATGGTCAGGAAGAAAATAGCCCCTGCtctatctagtctagttctgagttgttcaggacatggaggctggagactggctgcatccactgcacacacaggagaatctgctttatatctttccttatttaaTCAGAAGTTgacccaggatcatgtaggacattagagagaagctgctgaccagtgtgataaataactcccctggtatctgaccggccatttgtgaaggagcaggagtctgagtcggtcctgataaaattcaggagtctgagtcagagCTGCGAcctaccgactccacagccatgATAGTCACTAGCTGACTCTTTTCattccattaaagttaatggggccCCCTTCCTGTCCGTACAAGAATATATTGGCGTCCCATTTTGACAGGTTTCTAATGCATTTGTGCCTCAGAAAGCACAATCTTTGTGAAGACCCACCCTTACTTGTGTCTTCTGTTAAGCAGTAGTCCCCAGAATTGGCACACAGATAAGAATTTTCAGCAGAGTGCTATTAAAAAACAAATCTTCATGCAGAAATGCTCTTAACAGGACAGAAGCTGCCTATTATGTGACTACTTATCATGTTATACACCCACAATGTAAATATTCCAGTGAGGTTTTGAGGCGTGCAGTCATTGTTAGCACGCAGGATAACCAAATAACTATAGAACATCTTATTAATCTTGATCTGTATGCAGATTGGGCCTTTCATATAATAACTCATCCTGCCTTTGGGGGCACGCAGTTACACTGCTGATGTACTGCGGGAATCTGAGCTGTCACTATTAATTACAAGCCAGCCACAGTCATTATGAGATTATTATTAGATCACCAGAAATACATGAAATATTATAGCAAATCCATTCATTTCCAGattcatatcagtgtatatatgcTCAAAATGCACACACATCATAGAGCCAGTATTTGTTAAAACATCCTATGTAACTTCAAGCATGTAAAATTGCCAGAATCCTCTAAATGCCAAAATTACTATATCCAGGAAGTTACTTGCTGTATCATAGGTCCAAGTAATACCACTGCTTTCTATTACCAGATACCTCCCACCTATAGATATGGATATGTTCctgtcaggggcatagctaatgactcctgggccccggtgcgagaggtcaacttggggccccccccttcctcgaccaagtgatgctattggtatatgtgtataatatatatacaccaagacagatattacgaataacgatcttaagataggaagagaaaatattatcaccacacatattaccgccatattgttactgaccgaatcctgtatactaagaccaataaaacattagtaccagatagcaagtaacaaataattccaccacatactgactaacaccaccactgctactgactaacaccaccactgctactgactaacaccaccacatactgactaacacctccgctgctactgactaccaccaccacatactgactaacaccaccacatactgactaacaccaacgctgccgctactaacaccaccacctactaacaccaccgctgctactgaataacatccactgtacacgtatcaccgcatccagtcatatagagttggacgcagctccacacaggctctagacaccatatacattacagtgcagttacatcaggtgactcacaggggacgtcttctctgatcagagttcctccctcttcatcttcttctccatctgctctcggccattatgagaacttctccgagccacgaatccacagaatctgccagacagacatattagactcctcactctgacaccatcgtaatctctctacaaactgcacattggtattggcctcatttagtgggtaaccctgacactatgtgacctccttatagtgtatgccctatatgtagcctccttatagatggtccccactctgtgtatccccccttatagtatatgcctcctactatgtagcctccttatagatgccccctctgtgtatcccccttatagtatatgcctcctactatgtaggctccttatagatgccccctctgtatatcccctcttatagaaaaccccctctccccctatgttgcccccccttatagatgccccccccttatagatggccccttcccccccttatatattgcccccttatagatagccccctctcccaccctcctatagatggccccctctcctatagatggcccactctcccctctccttatatagatggtcctctctccccccccttatagatggcccccctcttcccccccccttatagatggcccccctcttcccccccttatagatggcccccctcttcccccccttatagatggttccctctccccccccttatagatggtctccccccccccctcgctatagatggtccccctcttccccccccccctcgctatagatggtccccctcttccccccccttatagatggtccccctcccccccttatagataccccccctctagaaggtccccctctcttgcccccctttatagatggccacctctcccccctcctttataaatggccccttccctcctatagatagccccctctttcctttattaaaacaaataaaaagaaataaaaaaaacacacacaactcacctaacaacgtgctcccccggcgatcctcttcttcttcagcctccgtctgccccggatcatgcgctgctgccgggggtgtcgcgtcctatccccggcagcgcgcgcatcatagagttccctgtgctgggacctccagcacagggagcgtctctaatgtgcgctccctgtgccggagcagtgaactcttatgatgcgcgcactgccggggataggacgcaacacccccggcagcagcgcatgatccggggcagacggaggcggcctcttgtgaccgcaagcaacacaatgcttgcggtcacaagagtgattgatgagggggggcctcaggggcccagcgggccccgtgggcccccccttgtggcgggccgggtcgcagcggcgactgctgcgaccctggtagttacgccactggttcctgtttatactatatataaatGCATAGTTCCTCCATTGGCGCCCATTTTGCAGGTTTTGGTTTTAGTTATTTACCAACTTTACTGAAGAGGTCCAATTACTTTGTGTTTTCTTACTTTAGTTTACAGCATCCATTTCTCTTTTTGTATACCAGATCCTGAACATCAGAGAGGAAATGGCAATCTGAAATACTTTGAATACATCATGACTAAAGAGGAAAATAAATCCAGCTCCTCTGATTCCGAAGCTGTAGAGCCAAAAACAAAGAAGGGCCgccccaaggatcatttaccAGAAAGACAGAAGTATGAGATGTTATGCCGTGGCGAGGGTGTTAAAATGGTAGGTGTCCTATTTACATTGCCTAGTAATAATAGTATATTAATTTACTTTTCTGTTGGAACAACAATAATGCAATTTTCTTTGTAATCTGTAAAGATTAAAGTTATCaaatataaattaaaggggtagttcagcaaaaaatgtttGTCTTTTCAATCAACTgatgcaagaaagtgccagagattcgtagttaaatctcaagtcttccagtagttatcagctgctgtatgctctgcaggatgtagtgtttttcttccagtctgacacaatgctttctgctgccactcctGTCGGTGTCAGGACCTgttcagaacagcagcaaatccctttagaaaacctcgcctgctctctagactggaagaaatgccacttcctgcaggacatatagcagctaataagtactgaaagacttgagattttttaatagaagtaaattacatatctctgtctttttctggcaccagttgatttgcaagatttttttttttttgctgaacaacccctttaaggtttctaaAAACGTATTGCACTGCATGTCAAACAATTCCAAAATGTAAATTTGATTTGATTCATTTCTCCTATTTATAGTACTGTGTTGTAAACTAGCCATTCCACACACTGTTCAATCTAGACTTCCTGACCATGTGTGACTTACTCTGTCTGCGGACTTTACCTAATTGGTTATAACTTGTGTGTTTTATTTGGAGAATAAAGTAATCATTACCACTTTAACCCTGTCACACAACAGATGAAATGTGTACAAAGCACCAGGTCACCCAATTGCACCTGAAGTTACTACCACCTTCCTGGATTGTTCCAATGCCACCAATATTGTCCACTTTGGGATACACTGGTCTCATCCTTACTTTCTCTTCCTGCCCTAGACTCCTCGCAGACAGAAGAAGCTTTTCTGCCGCTATCATGATGGAAATAGGAGTCCAGTCTTCATCCTGTCTCCTACAAAGCAAGAGGATGAATGGGACAAACCTCGCATTGTGAGATACCATGATATCATTTCTGATGTGGAGATTGAAAAAGTCAAAGAGCTTGCAAGACCCAGGGTGAGCATTTCATTGCATTGCCTCTCTATAGACATTGTTCTTTTCTAGTAGGGATGCTTTGGATCTTCTTTTCTCTAACATGTTCCATCAAATAGCTGCAGGCAGAACATGATTTCTTGTTTGCTTTATTCCTCAATAGAAACTAGTAAATCTGGTAAGCCACCTTTTCCCCGTTAGGCAGGTTTCCGATTACACTATGATAAACACTGTGTTTTAGTTTATATTTCATAAATCCACCTGTTGGTTAAATAACTTTACACTGATTTGATCATCTCTGTTTTTTAACATATATAACAGAACCAAAGGCTTTTATGCATGGACATGTCTTTGCTTGTTTTTATGAATAGGAGATAACCATAGTATAGATATGTTATAAGAAGAATATATTCATATAATGGATTTGCTATGTTACATTTACGCTAAGTGGTATcatggtgtatgtgtgttttgtgtgtgcaCTCTTATCACCCTTATTTAAGGTGGCAACTTACATAAGTAAATAttgtatgttagtatagtattACTAAataaaaggggaactctggtcaTAATGTTTATATCTCCTAAGATATACCATTTCAGTTATAAAGAAAATCATAAGTTAAGATTAGCCTTAAtctttttccgtttttttttttttgattgtttttttgagGTTTCGAGACTATTATAATAAACTGACTTGACTCTTCTATGGACTTAGCTGGAGAAGCCTAGTGACCAGTTCTCTTTAGTCAAGTCGTAGTCGTCCAtagacatttttttccccctcctccaCAGAGTCAGCGGTTGAGTCTTGTCAATAACCCAGTTGAGTTTAGAAATCTGTATTTGATCTGCTTAAGGTATTGGCAATATAAATGTTTTGTAAAGCCTATTAGAGAGATGAAATAAGGGGTGTTACTGTTTGTTGCCTGCTCTTACAGCATAGCTTGCACCCAAAGGGCTTCTGATTGGTTGGGTGAATTTTAGTTTTTGCTTGTTACAACTCTTGTGATTGGTTGGCTTCACAGCTGAGACGAGCCACCATTTCCAACCCTATCACAGGAGTCCTGGAGACTGCTCACTACAGAATTAGTAAGAGGTAAGTCATCAGTGTTCCATAACCCTACATGTAACTCACTTCATGGGGTAGGGCTTTTTTCTTTGCAAAGGAACTGATTATCAGGATTGTTTTCCAGATAGATCAGTTTGATCTTGCATCACTGCTGGTGCAGAGCAATCCATCCTTTTGGCTGGAATCTATACTTGTATTGTTGCTGAAGTTGAAGGCCTTAGCTTTTAGAGACCTGCTACTATATTGATTTTTCTCACATGCCTAGATTGCCTTTACCAAATCCTCAGTAACGTTATTGTATTTCTTCAATATAAAGTGTATAAAAGCTGAAGGAGTCTGGCTAGAACTCTGCACCAGAAAGTGATAATTTCCTCTGTCTCTCATGAAAAGGGAAAGGACATCAAATTGCAGACTAAATAATTATTTCCGTGGTTATTACTATATTGCCTGTACAAGACTGGCTACTTAGTCAAGGCTGAATTCaccccaaccaatcagaatcccAGGCACCGCTCACGTCATGCCTGCTCCCAAATTAAAACATAGTCCTTTCTCTTTTTGTAGCTGAGACGGGCTACAGTGCATGACCCTGTGACAGGACAGTTGACCACTGCACAATACAGAGTATCTAAGAGGTAAGGGAAAGCGTTGTGGATCTGTCTCGGTGGGGGAGAACAGTTATCCAAGCCCATTTGTTGTAGTTGCCAAATGGGTTATTTCAGTTAAGGGTTTGGCCAGCCTAAGCATACCTCCAGTGAGTCCCCTAAAAACCCCTCAGGTTTTTGTATGGAAAGAGAACCTGTCCTCACTATCATGCTGCCTGAAACGGGAGTTATCAGGGCGGTCCCCAGCAGATTTCCCACTGGCCTTGATTGATGAATCTCTCCCTCAAAACGGAGAGAGCACTAcaaatcaaggctggtgggatgAGGAGAAGCCACGGGAAACCACACTAACTTGTGGTTCAGACAGCATGAACATGACCGGTCCCCTCAATTTACCATTAATACACATAGCACAAATCTGTctgtttagggtatgtgcacagtacagaatACGTGCGGAGACCTCAAGcagattctgcttaaaattccacccatcccatagactaAATATCTGATAGACTGATATTTGCCAGCGAATTCTGCCGTCTGAGTTTGAGATGgacagaacttcaagcagagtctgcTTGAGGTCTCTGCGCGTATTCTGTAGTGTGCGTATACCCTTATAGAGGAGGCTTATTAATTAAGCCCTGTGATCAAAGCAGCCTTGGCACAGGGTTAGCTGGTGTATAAATGTGTACTATAACAGAAGATAATGTAAGTTATATAAATGGTGACCATAACTGGGCTGTAATTCCACTACATCAGTAACATGGC
The nucleotide sequence above comes from Dendropsophus ebraccatus isolate aDenEbr1 chromosome 8, aDenEbr1.pat, whole genome shotgun sequence. Encoded proteins:
- the P4HA1 gene encoding prolyl 4-hydroxylase subunit alpha-1 isoform X3: MKLLKVLPLLVLFSSCQAHKDFFTSIGHMTDLLYTEKDLLTSLKEYIKAEELKLEQIKKWAEKFDSLSETATKDPEGFLGHPVNAFKLMKRLNTEWLELENLVLKDMSDGFISNLTVQRQYFPNDEDQTGAARALIRLQDTYNLDTETISKGNLPGVKNKVTLTAEDCFELGKIAYTEADYYHTELWMEQALRQLDAGEESSIDKVLVLDYLSYAVYQQGDLQKALKLTKRLLELDPEHQRGNGNLKYFEYIMTKEENKSSSSDSEAVEPKTKKGRPKDHLPERQKYEMLCRGEGVKMTPRRQKKLFCRYHDGNRSPVFILSPTKQEDEWDKPRIVRYHDIISDVEIEKVKELARPRLRRATVHDPVTGQLTTAQYRVSKSAWLSGYEDPVVARINTRIQELTGLDVSTAEELQVANYGMGGQYEPHFDFARASNVLVSCKQRFHLWAPTCSCNSVCYHYLS
- the P4HA1 gene encoding prolyl 4-hydroxylase subunit alpha-1 isoform X4, whose amino-acid sequence is MKLLKVLPLLVLFSSCQAHKDFFTSIGHMTDLLYTEKDLLTSLKEYIKAEELKLEQIKKWAEKFDSLSETATKDPEGFLGHPVNAFKLMKRLNTEWLELENLVLKDMSDGFISNLTVQRQYFPNDEDQTGAARALIRLQDTYNLDTETISKGNLPGVKNKVTLTAEDCFELGKIAYTEADYYHTELWMEQALRQLDAGEESSIDKVLVLDYLSYAVYQQGDLQKALKLTKRLLELDPEHQRGNGNLKYFEYIMTKEENKSSSSDSEAVEPKTKKGRPKDHLPERQKYEMLCRGEGVKMTPRRQKKLFCRYHDGNRSPVFILSPTKQEDEWDKPRIVRYHDIISDVEIEKVKELARPRLRRATISNPITGVLETAHYRISKSAWLSGYEDPVVARINTRIQELTGLDVSTAEELQVANYGMGGQYEPHFDFARASNVLVSCKQRFHLWAPTCSCNSVCYHYLS
- the P4HA1 gene encoding prolyl 4-hydroxylase subunit alpha-1 isoform X2, with translation MKLLKVLPLLVLFSSCQAHKDFFTSIGHMTDLLYTEKDLLTSLKEYIKAEELKLEQIKKWAEKFDSLSETATKDPEGFLGHPVNAFKLMKRLNTEWLELENLVLKDMSDGFISNLTVQRQYFPNDEDQTGAARALIRLQDTYNLDTETISKGNLPGVKNKVTLTAEDCFELGKIAYTEADYYHTELWMEQALRQLDAGEESSIDKVLVLDYLSYAVYQQGDLQKALKLTKRLLELDPEHQRGNGNLKYFEYIMTKEENKSSSSDSEAVEPKTKKGRPKDHLPERQKYEMLCRGEGVKMTPRRQKKLFCRYHDGNRSPVFILSPTKQEDEWDKPRIVRYHDIISDVEIEKVKELARPRLRRATISNPITGVLETAHYRISKSAWLSGYEDPVVARINTRIQELTGLDVSTAEELQVANYGVGGQYEPHFDFGRKDEPDAFKELGTGNRIATWLFYMSDVPAGGATVFPEVGAAVYPKKGTAVFWYNLFESGEGDYSTRHAACPVLVGSKWVSNKWIHERGQEFRRPCKLSELE
- the P4HA1 gene encoding prolyl 4-hydroxylase subunit alpha-1 isoform X1, with translation MKLLKVLPLLVLFSSCQAHKDFFTSIGHMTDLLYTEKDLLTSLKEYIKAEELKLEQIKKWAEKFDSLSETATKDPEGFLGHPVNAFKLMKRLNTEWLELENLVLKDMSDGFISNLTVQRQYFPNDEDQTGAARALIRLQDTYNLDTETISKGNLPGVKNKVTLTAEDCFELGKIAYTEADYYHTELWMEQALRQLDAGEESSIDKVLVLDYLSYAVYQQGDLQKALKLTKRLLELDPEHQRGNGNLKYFEYIMTKEENKSSSSDSEAVEPKTKKGRPKDHLPERQKYEMLCRGEGVKMTPRRQKKLFCRYHDGNRSPVFILSPTKQEDEWDKPRIVRYHDIISDVEIEKVKELARPRLRRATVHDPVTGQLTTAQYRVSKSAWLSGYEDPVVARINTRIQELTGLDVSTAEELQVANYGVGGQYEPHFDFGRKDEPDAFKELGTGNRIATWLFYMSDVPAGGATVFPEVGAAVYPKKGTAVFWYNLFESGEGDYSTRHAACPVLVGSKWVSNKWIHERGQEFRRPCKLSELE